GGTGCGGGGGCATCCCGACGGGCGGATCGAGGTGCACCTCGCCGCCCTCGGCGCGGCCGTGGACCGGGTGCTGCTCTGCGCGACGGCCGAGGACGGGACGTTCGGCGGACTGGCCGACCTCCGCCTGTCCCTGACGGACGGCCGGAGCGGTGCCGCGGTGGCCGAGTTCGCGATCGCCGCGACCCGGGAGACGGCGATCGTGGGCGGCGAGCTGTACCGCCGCGCCGGGCAGTGGCGCTTCCGCGCCGTGGGACAGGGCTACGCGACGGGGTGGGCCGGCCTGACGGCCGCCTTCGGCGCCACCGAACCGCTCCCGCCGCCCCTGCCCACGCCGCAGGCCCCGCCGACGCCGACCCCGGCGGCACCACCGGCACCACCGGCCCCACCGCCACCCACCCCGACCGTGCAGCTGCGGATGCCGCCCCCGGCCACCCCTCCCGTCCCGCCACCGGCGACACCCACGCCGACCGTGCAGCTGCGGATGCCGCCGACCGCCGGGGCGTACGGCACGCCGCCGACGGCCGCTCCGGAGGAGGACGTGCTGCCGGTGGACATGCGCAAGCGGATGTCCCTGCGCAAGCAGCAGGTCGCGGTCAGTCTGGCGAAGCACGGTGCGGCGGGCGTCTCGGCCCGGGTGGTGCTCGTCCTGGACGCGTCCGGCTCGATGGCGCCCCTCTACTGGCAGGGCACGGTGACGGGGGTGGTGGAGCGGATGGCCGCGGTGGCCGCACAGCTCGGCCAGGGGCGCCCGAT
The Kitasatospora paranensis genome window above contains:
- a CDS encoding vWA domain-containing protein, with product MTANSLAKGANSPVAADSVLAVFGWTARPGGPRVRVWALLVGPDGRVGADAVVGGPRPSHASEPVRGHPDGRIEVHLAALGAAVDRVLLCATAEDGTFGGLADLRLSLTDGRSGAAVAEFAIAATRETAIVGGELYRRAGQWRFRAVGQGYATGWAGLTAAFGATEPLPPPLPTPQAPPTPTPAAPPAPPAPPPPTPTVQLRMPPPATPPVPPPATPTPTVQLRMPPTAGAYGTPPTAAPEEDVLPVDMRKRMSLRKQQVAVSLAKHGAAGVSARVVLVLDASGSMAPLYWQGTVTGVVERMAAVAAQLGQGRPMPAWTFATHPARLPDLTLAGLPEWLARHVRVGEISLFGRPRKPRRGLLPGQVDMRMVGVQNEEQRVIAEVRAHVRAQPADGPTLVLFFSDGGVYRNAEIEGQLREAVEEPVFWQFVGLGQADYGVLERFDTLPGRRVDNVGFFAVDDIAVLSDAELYDRLLSEFPLWLAAAQRAGILR